From Argopecten irradians isolate NY chromosome 2, Ai_NY, whole genome shotgun sequence, the proteins below share one genomic window:
- the LOC138316027 gene encoding FMRFamide receptor-like, whose amino-acid sequence MECVPIGNESGLAPPVNFTEAQKRVLKDISNVFYNYGLPVVCLFGIVGNILNLTILTRRKLQKSYRTVEQAAYVCLIGLALSDLMFCVFAFPTTFLPTGEYYKTKGFILYYGMYSTAVINVFIMSSTWLTVTMATERYIAICHPLNSKLLMTLSKTKLIIVLVYLVSVAFNIPVLWRYQIHEVMCENMTSKVYHLIQVPLCNSNMLDDGYRVLWAIVGNFIPLILLIGFNICICYKIHKSYKLRQKFHCEEDPKDSSNTLTITLIVIVVMFFILVAPSEIVLHIAQITKSDSDATYKAIEVVMNFMQSVNFSVNFVLYCIISPYFRKTLRHILCCDWYNNRRDSYKFSMTDCSKQPLQGP is encoded by the coding sequence ATGGAGTGTGTTCCGATAGGAAACGAGTCAGGATTAGCTCCCCCTGTTAACTTTACAGAGGCACAGAAACGAGTCCTCAAAGATATCAGCAATGTCTTCTATAACTATGGCCTTCCtgtagtttgtttgtttggcaTTGTGGGAAATATTTTAAACCTGACAATTCTTACACGTCGAAAATTACAGAAATCCTATCGGACAGTAGAACAGGCTGCTTATGTGTGTCTCATTGGTTTGGCTTTGTCGGATTTAATGTTTTGTGTATTCGCCTTTCCAACAACATTTCTACCAACAGGTGAATATTACAAAACTAAAGgcttcattttatattatgGGATGTATTCCACAGCAgtcataaatgtgtttattatgTCAAGCACCTGGCTGACAGTAACTATGGCAACGGAAAGGTATATTGCAATTTGTCATCCACTTAACAGTAAACTATTAATGACTTTGAGTAAAACAAAGTTGATCATTGTTCTTGTTTACTTGGTGTCGGTGGCATTTAATATTCCTGTTCTGTGGCGATATCAAATCCATGAAGTTATGTGTGAAAATATGACCTCAAAAGTATATCACTTGATACAAGTGCCATTGTGTAACAGTAACATGTTGGACGATGGCTACCGAGTACTCTGGGCTATTGTTGGTAACTTCATCCCTCTCATTCTACTAATAGGGTTCAATATCTGCATATGttacaaaattcataaatcGTACAAACTACGTCAAAAATTTCACTGTGAAGAGGACCCCAAGGATTCTAGCAATACACTGACAATAACACTCATTGTCATCGTCGTCATGTTTTTTATACTCGTGGCGCCCTCTGAAATTGTTCTGCACATCGCTCAGATCACCAAAAGTGACAGTGACGCCACCTACAAGGCTATCGAAGTGGTCATGAACTTTATGCAGTCTGTGAACTTCTCGGTGAACTTTGTCCTGTATTGTATCATCAGCCCGTATTTCCGTAAAACACTCCGTCACATCCTGTGCTGCGATTGGTACAACAATCGCAGAGACTCTTATAAATTCAGTATGACAGACTGTAGCAAACAA